A single genomic interval of Hydractinia symbiolongicarpus strain clone_291-10 chromosome 8, HSymV2.1, whole genome shotgun sequence harbors:
- the LOC130654619 gene encoding solute carrier family 25 member 36-A-like produces MQSVNKGNTVHSRLLCDRETFNRLLPLFAGGISATIAQCVTCPLDVVQTRLQSTQLKFCGSLPTVSAVNKPVYILQYFQTLASYIKYMTQTEGFRSLCKGLGPGLFGIVPAKSIYFYCYANSKRRLRKASGSGSVFIHSASACFAGIVTATVTNPIWYIKTQLQLNKKYEGIFEVIKKGYRLNGAKSFFRGLSASYVGVSEVIIYFILYEKLKENLHQQKTCVDSFQPSNYILAALTSKIVATSLTYPHEVVRTRLRQDERDIAGRLKYRNFLQTLATVGREEGRVGLYGGFATGLVRQLPSTGVLFLTYEAILYLANRD; encoded by the coding sequence ATGCAGTCTGTAAATAAAGGAAATACCGTCCACTCACGTCTTTTATGTGATAGAGAAACTTTTAACAGGCTGCTTCCTCTATTTGCTGGTGGGATTTCTGCTACAATCGCCCAGTGCGTTACTTGTCCACTGGATGTCGTACAGACACGCTTGCAATCAACCCAACTCAAGTTCTGTGGATCTTTACCAACAGTCTCTGCTGTGAATAAACCGGTTTATATCCTTCAGTATTTTCAGACATTGGCATCGTATATAAAGTATATGACGCAAACAGAGGGATTTAGATCGCTGTGTAAAGGTTTAGGTCCAGGCTTGTTTGGGATCGTACCTGCTAAgtcgatatatttttattgttacgcAAACTCAAAGAGAAGGCTTAGAAAAGCTTCTGGTAGTGGTAGCGTTTTCATTCACAGTGCTTCGGCTTGCTTTGCTGGAATAGTTACAGCTACTGTCACGAATCCTATTTGGTATATCAAGACACAGTTGCAACTGAACAAAAAATACGAAGGTATCTTTGAAGTAATCAAGAAAGGTTATAGACTCAACGGCGCGAAAAGTTTCTTTCGTGGGCTATCCGCATCTTATGTTGGAGTTTCAGAAGTAATTATCTATTTCATACTTTACGAAAAACTAAAAGAGAATTTGCACCAACAGAAGACATGTGTAGATTCTTTTCAACCGTCTAATTATATTCTAGCTGCGCTTACATCAAAAATCGTTGCGACTTCTTTAACCTATCCACACGAAGTCGTGCGAACTAGGTTACGTCAGGATGAGCGAGATATAGCTGGACGATTAAAATATCGAAATTTTCTTCAAACGTTAGCCACTGTTGGGCGAGAAGAGGGACGAGTTGGTTTGTATGGCGGCTTTGCAACTGGCTTAGTGCGCCAGTTACCAAGCACAGGCGTGTTATTTTTAACATACGAAGCTATACTTTACTTGGCTAATCGAGActaa
- the LOC130654030 gene encoding zinc finger CCHC domain-containing protein 10-like, with protein MTYAQTQGLSYYCLFYYKVVKMTSVTRNFVMRKKSAADAQKNKCQKCLQFGHWTYECKNQRKYVHRESRTKLLAKKRKAAAKQQKEEMQAAVKEKELEADADDEDEEQSDSSSSSSSSSSSSSSSSSSSSESDSEPSSPVKKRKRRKK; from the exons ATGACCTATGCTCAAACGCAAGGACTCAG TTACTATTGCTTATTTTACTACAAAGTTGTCAAGATGACTTCAGTAACAAGAAATTTCGTAATGCGGAAGAAAAG TGCTGCAGATGCACAGAAGAACAAATGTCAAAAGTGTTTGCAGTTTGGTCACTGGACTTATGAATGCAAAAATCAGAGAAAATATGTCCACAGAGAATCTCGTACAAAACTACTTGCAAAAAAACGAAAGGCTGCAGCGAAGCAGCAAAAAGAAGA AATGCAAGCTGCTGTGAAAGAAAAGGAACTGGAAGCGGATGCagatgatgaagatgaagaacAATCCGATTCATCCTCCTCCTCATCCTCCTCCTCAAGTTCATCATCAAGTAGTTCTAGTAGTTCGTCAGAATCCGACAGTGAACCTTCTTCGCCAGTAAAAAAACGAAAACGCCGAAAGAAATAA
- the LOC130655215 gene encoding solute carrier family 25 member 36-like — translation MSSEKIQPQQGYEIFRRVLHLLAGGVGATAGQFVTCPLDVVQTRLQSTHLNFSNVSHFNTIIGHHSPMLQIHRPIFGITYFQILLNYIRYMVRTEGFKSLFKGLSPGLFGIVPAKATYFFCYANVKAKLTQSPRFNSHDHVIHTLSAVFAGTVTGTVTNPVWYIKTKLQLNRTTCSSILKVIRNGYEKHGLKCFFRGVSASYVGVLETVIYFLLYEDLKKTFNMNQRKFKGEKFHPTHLIAAALTSKITATTIMYPHEVIRTRLRQDIKDNTGKMKYRTFFQALKTVAKEEGRVGLYGGFGTSLIRQLPNTAVTFLTYEAIIYFLDNYEN, via the coding sequence ATGTCAAGTGAAAAAATCCAGCCTCAACAAGGATACGAAATTTTTAGAAGAGTGTTGCATTTACTTGCTGGAGGTGTTGGTGCAACAGCTGGTCAATTTGTAACTTGTCCTTTAGATGTTGTTCAAACTAGATTACAGTCCACTCATTTAAACTTTAGCAATGTTTCTCATTTTAATACAATCATTGGGCATCACTCACCAATGCTTCAAATTCATCGTCCTATTTTTGGAATTacctattttcaaattttactgaATTATATTCGTTATATGGTTAGAACAGAAGGttttaagtcactttttaaagGATTGTCACCTGGCCTTTTTGGTATAGTTCCAGCAAAGGCAACATACTTTTTCTGTTATGCAAATGTCAAAGCTAAATTGACACAATCTCCAAGATTTAATAGTCATGACCATGTAATTCACACATTATCAGCGGTATTCGCAGGAACTGTAACAGGTACTGTAACTAATCCTGTTTGGTATATAAAGACCAAACTGCAACTGAACAGAACAACTTGCTCAAGTATATTAAAAGTTATTCGAAATGGGTATGAAAAGCATGgcctaaaatgtttttttcgagGAGTATCTGCATCTTATGTTGGTGTTTTAGAAACAGTCATTTACTTTCTTCTGTATGaagatttgaaaaaaactttcaataTGAATCAAAGAAAATTCAAAGGGGAGAAATTTCATCCAACGCATCTGATAGCTGCTGCACTTACATCTAAAATTACAGCTACAACAATTATGTACCCACATGAAGTTATACGTACACGTTTGCGGCAAGATATTAAGGACAACACTGGTAAGATGAAATACAGAACTTTCTTTCAGGCATTAAAAACTGTGGCAAAGGAGGAAGGTCGTGTTGGCCTTTATGGCGGATTTGGAACAAGCCTGATCAGACAACTTCCTAATACTGCTGtgacttttttaacttatgaagcaattatttattttcttgacaATTAtgaaaattga